One segment of Clostridium ljungdahlii DSM 13528 DNA contains the following:
- a CDS encoding alpha/beta-type small acid-soluble spore protein, translated as MANSRGNRVLVPQAKEALDKFKMESAREVGVDLKEGYNGDLTSREAGSVGGNMVKKMVQAYEQGLK; from the coding sequence ATGGCAAACAGTAGAGGAAACAGAGTCTTAGTTCCACAAGCTAAAGAGGCTTTAGATAAATTTAAAATGGAATCAGCTAGAGAAGTAGGAGTAGATTTAAAAGAAGGTTATAATGGAGATCTTACCTCTAGAGAAGCAGGTTCCGTAGGTGGAAACATGGTTAAAAAGATGGTTCAGGCCTATGAACAGGGCTTAAAATAA
- a CDS encoding phage holin family protein — protein MGDTNKQPERSTVGGYILRFVLTVVVLAITSFLTPGFKISGLWSYVAAAVVISLIDYLVERFMNIDASPFGKGIKGFVIAAVILYLTQFLVPYMRVTIVGAILAAIVIGILDAVIPGRVM, from the coding sequence ATGGGTGATACAAATAAACAACCCGAAAGATCTACAGTGGGAGGTTATATATTAAGATTTGTTTTAACGGTAGTTGTACTGGCAATAACTTCATTTTTAACACCTGGTTTCAAGATATCAGGATTATGGTCATATGTAGCTGCAGCAGTTGTAATAAGTTTAATAGATTATTTAGTGGAAAGATTTATGAATATAGATGCGTCTCCTTTTGGAAAGGGAATAAAAGGTTTTGTAATTGCAGCTGTAATATTATATTTAACTCAATTTTTAGTTCCATATATGAGAGTTACCATAGTAGGAGCCATTTTGGCAGCAATAGTCATTGGAATATTAGATGCAGTAATTCCAGGAAGGGTTATGTAA
- the helD gene encoding RNA polymerase recycling motor HelD, with product MAINVIDMKNEKEHLEETLNWIDTQIKNVNSEDEKLKIIIDGLRKQSRGKYNEELETKEKLYNITHKNLEKYMESKNKPYFGRVDFREYKGEEETFYIGKFGLGDMEKGDEKVIDWRAPLADLYYSGVSGETFYRSPQGIINGELNLKRKFLIEDGKLKDAFDEGINEIILQSADESENVLVDEFLKINLEQSANSKLKDVVATIQKEQNNIIRTEKNISLVVQGSAGSGKTTVALHRLAYLLYRYKGKIQGEDIVVVAPNKLFLNYISDVLPNLGIEKVKQVTFEKMCCQMLNLKSKVYTKDKKLSSIIENKKYSGVENTLESSRVRGSILYKNLIDRYIEYIEERDVNIDDIKIDNYILFNKEEICRLYSSDMKHLPINNRKHEIKRYFLLKIDDKINKIMDKIDFYYEYMIARLKKSMEDGPDRRRTLTGVYNERDKKKKDTKNRAIQAFECYFNRWSEIDTENLYEEFLNDKEVFDRIIKGNISNNIWNNIRQEVKENREKKVIDSDDLAPLCYLKFKIEGVSKKFKYKHIVVDEAQDYSAFQMIILKEISINDSMTIVGDLGQGIYYYKGITSWKNLIEDVFDSNAKYTQLEHSYRSTMEIIKFANKVLKLQKNNLKPAVPVLRHGKVPQVIEFKNNREFGDALDRIVEEVYSVGKKSIAVIGKTYDQCKKIREYLKKYSSYSWSLVRENDNNLSFENIIIPSYMTKGLEFDCSVIYNCSEENYGENELDRKILYVVLTRALHMEYIFYSGKKSKLIKNV from the coding sequence ATGGCTATAAATGTTATAGATATGAAAAATGAAAAGGAACATTTAGAAGAAACCTTGAATTGGATAGATACTCAGATTAAAAACGTAAATTCGGAAGATGAAAAGTTAAAAATAATTATAGATGGACTTAGAAAACAATCCAGAGGTAAATATAACGAAGAACTGGAAACAAAAGAAAAGTTATATAATATAACTCATAAGAATCTTGAAAAATATATGGAAAGTAAGAATAAACCTTATTTTGGAAGAGTAGATTTTAGAGAATACAAAGGGGAAGAAGAGACTTTCTATATAGGAAAATTTGGACTTGGAGATATGGAAAAAGGGGATGAAAAGGTAATTGACTGGAGGGCTCCTTTAGCAGATCTTTATTATAGTGGGGTTTCAGGAGAAACCTTTTATAGATCTCCTCAAGGCATAATAAATGGAGAACTTAATTTAAAGAGAAAATTCTTGATTGAAGATGGAAAATTAAAGGATGCTTTTGATGAGGGAATAAATGAAATAATACTTCAATCTGCGGATGAAAGTGAAAATGTCTTAGTAGATGAATTTTTAAAAATAAATTTGGAACAAAGTGCAAATAGCAAACTTAAAGATGTAGTTGCTACCATACAAAAGGAGCAAAACAATATAATAAGAACTGAAAAAAATATTTCACTTGTAGTTCAAGGATCTGCAGGTTCTGGAAAAACCACAGTAGCACTTCATAGGCTTGCCTACCTACTTTATAGATATAAAGGTAAAATTCAAGGGGAAGATATTGTAGTTGTAGCCCCTAATAAATTGTTTTTAAATTATATTTCAGATGTACTTCCAAATTTAGGCATAGAAAAAGTCAAGCAGGTAACCTTTGAAAAAATGTGCTGCCAGATGTTGAATTTAAAAAGCAAAGTATATACCAAAGATAAAAAGCTGTCCAGTATAATAGAAAATAAAAAATACAGTGGTGTAGAAAACACACTTGAATCCAGTCGCGTTAGAGGAAGCATTTTATATAAAAATTTAATTGATAGGTATATAGAATATATAGAAGAAAGAGATGTAAATATTGATGATATAAAGATAGATAATTATATCCTGTTTAACAAAGAAGAAATATGTAGATTGTATTCAAGTGATATGAAACATTTGCCTATAAATAATAGGAAGCATGAGATAAAGAGGTATTTTCTGCTGAAGATAGATGATAAGATAAATAAAATAATGGACAAAATAGATTTTTATTATGAATATATGATTGCAAGACTAAAGAAAAGCATGGAGGATGGTCCAGATAGGAGAAGGACACTCACGGGTGTATATAATGAGAGAGATAAAAAGAAGAAAGATACTAAAAATAGGGCAATACAGGCTTTTGAATGTTATTTTAATAGATGGAGTGAGATTGATACAGAAAACCTCTATGAAGAATTTTTAAATGACAAAGAAGTATTTGATAGAATTATAAAGGGAAATATTTCAAACAACATATGGAATAATATAAGACAGGAAGTAAAGGAAAATAGAGAAAAAAAAGTAATAGATAGTGATGATTTGGCTCCTCTTTGCTACTTAAAATTTAAAATAGAAGGAGTTTCTAAAAAATTTAAATATAAGCACATTGTAGTGGATGAGGCGCAGGATTATAGTGCTTTTCAGATGATCATTTTAAAGGAAATTAGCATAAATGATTCCATGACTATAGTTGGAGATTTAGGACAGGGTATATACTATTATAAAGGAATAACTAGTTGGAAAAATTTAATAGAAGATGTATTTGATTCTAATGCAAAATATACTCAACTTGAACACAGTTATCGTTCTACAATGGAAATAATAAAATTTGCAAATAAGGTTCTTAAGCTTCAGAAAAACAATCTAAAACCTGCAGTACCAGTGCTTAGACATGGCAAAGTACCACAAGTAATAGAATTTAAAAACAATAGAGAATTTGGTGATGCTTTAGATAGGATTGTAGAGGAAGTTTACAGTGTGGGCAAAAAAAGCATAGCTGTTATAGGTAAGACCTATGATCAGTGTAAGAAAATCAGAGAGTATTTAAAAAAGTACAGTTCTTATAGTTGGAGTTTGGTAAGGGAAAATGACAATAATTTAAGTTTTGAAAACATAATAATTCCATCTTATATGACAAAAGGATTGGAGTTTGACTGTAGTGTAATTTACAATTGCAGCGAAGAAAATTATGGTGAAAATGAGCTTGATAGAAAGATATTATATGTAGTTCTTACAAGGGCACTTCATATGGAATATATATTTTATTCAGGTAAAAAGTCTAAACTTATTAAGAATGTTTAG
- a CDS encoding DUF896 domain-containing protein, with protein MDKLTERINFLYKKSKTSQLTEDEKEEQRRLREKYINNIKKNLRAQLGAIQPKSNEDELN; from the coding sequence ATGGACAAATTAACTGAAAGAATAAATTTTCTTTATAAAAAGAGTAAAACTTCACAACTTACAGAAGATGAAAAAGAGGAACAGAGAAGACTTAGAGAGAAATATATAAACAATATAAAGAAAAATTTAAGAGCTCAACTTGGAGCTATACAGCCAAAATCTAATGAAGATGAACTCAATTAA
- a CDS encoding aminopeptidase: protein MSKNLTKEYKYAWDKYSKKDFKILFKISDDYEKFMSKCKTERECVKEFILRAEKNGYKNIEDIMNAKSPLKPGDKVYANNKDKNLALFVIGTEDMEKGMRILGAHIDSPRLDLKQNPLYEDTDLALFDTHYYGGIKKYQWVTLPLAIHGVVIKKDGTKVEVVIGEKDGDPVVGVSDLLVHLAGDQMDKKGNKVVEGEDLNVLIGSIPIEDKEDKNRVKKNILRILNDKYGIEEEDFVSAELEVVPAGPARDFGLDSSMVMAYGHDDKICAYTSFDAMMKIENPNKTCVTLLVDKEEIGSVGATGMQSRFFENTAAEVMSLCEEYSDLKLRRALTNSKMLSSDVSAAFDPNYPSVMDKNNAAYFGKGVVFNKYTGARGKSGCNDANPEYIAEIRNIMDKNDVSWQTAELGKVDQGGGGTIAYILAEYNMQVIDCGIALHNMHAPWEVASKADIYEAVKGYVAFLKEI, encoded by the coding sequence ATGTCAAAAAATTTAACTAAGGAATACAAATATGCATGGGACAAATATTCAAAAAAAGATTTTAAAATACTTTTTAAAATTTCAGATGACTATGAAAAATTTATGTCTAAATGCAAGACAGAGAGAGAGTGCGTAAAAGAATTTATATTGAGAGCTGAAAAAAATGGATATAAAAATATAGAGGATATAATGAATGCGAAATCCCCTTTAAAACCAGGAGATAAGGTTTATGCTAATAACAAGGATAAGAATTTAGCTCTTTTTGTAATTGGTACTGAAGATATGGAAAAAGGGATGAGAATACTTGGAGCTCATATAGATTCTCCAAGGCTTGATTTAAAGCAAAATCCCCTTTATGAGGATACTGACCTTGCATTGTTTGACACCCATTATTATGGAGGTATAAAGAAATATCAGTGGGTTACACTTCCACTTGCTATTCATGGTGTAGTTATAAAAAAAGATGGAACTAAGGTAGAAGTAGTAATAGGAGAAAAGGATGGAGATCCTGTAGTTGGAGTATCTGATTTACTTGTACATCTTGCAGGAGACCAGATGGATAAGAAAGGAAATAAGGTTGTAGAAGGGGAAGATTTAAATGTTCTAATTGGAAGTATTCCAATAGAGGACAAAGAAGATAAAAATAGAGTAAAAAAGAATATATTAAGAATTTTAAATGACAAATATGGAATAGAAGAAGAGGATTTTGTATCTGCAGAATTAGAAGTAGTTCCAGCAGGACCTGCTAGAGATTTTGGACTTGACAGTAGTATGGTTATGGCTTATGGCCATGATGATAAAATATGTGCCTATACTTCTTTTGATGCTATGATGAAAATAGAAAATCCAAACAAGACATGTGTTACTCTTTTAGTAGATAAAGAAGAAATAGGAAGCGTAGGAGCTACAGGAATGCAATCAAGATTCTTTGAGAATACAGCAGCTGAGGTAATGTCACTATGCGAAGAATATAGCGATTTAAAACTTAGAAGGGCTTTAACGAATTCGAAAATGCTGTCTTCTGACGTAAGCGCTGCCTTTGATCCAAATTATCCTTCTGTAATGGACAAAAATAATGCAGCATATTTTGGAAAGGGGGTAGTATTTAACAAATATACTGGTGCAAGAGGAAAATCAGGTTGTAATGATGCAAATCCAGAATATATAGCTGAAATAAGAAATATAATGGATAAAAACGATGTGTCCTGGCAAACTGCAGAACTTGGCAAGGTAGACCAGGGTGGTGGCGGAACTATAGCTTATATACTAGCGGAGTACAATATGCAAGTTATAGATTGTGGGATAGCACTTCATAATATGCATGCACCTTGGGAAGTAGCAAGTAAAGCAGATATATATGAAGCGGTAAAAGGATACGTTGCATTTCTAAAAGAGATATAA
- a CDS encoding bacteriohemerythrin: protein MFEWKDEYACGIKRIDDEHQKLFEIGQSIYELAVNENHVDYFGDILNLIDDLKEYTVYHFEDEEKIMQMYDYPGYSEQKRVHDKFIEKIESLDLDEMDEDIQKSILNILDFVYNWISSHILGMDLKIKDYFDELKLSRLKNSK, encoded by the coding sequence ATGTTTGAATGGAAAGATGAATATGCTTGCGGTATTAAGAGAATAGATGATGAGCATCAAAAGTTATTTGAAATAGGACAGTCTATATATGAGCTAGCTGTCAATGAAAATCACGTGGACTATTTTGGTGATATTTTGAATTTAATTGACGATCTAAAAGAGTATACTGTTTATCATTTTGAGGATGAGGAAAAGATTATGCAAATGTATGACTATCCAGGCTATTCGGAACAAAAACGAGTGCATGATAAATTTATAGAAAAAATAGAGAGCTTGGATTTAGATGAAATGGATGAAGATATACAAAAATCAATTTTGAATATTCTAGATTTTGTGTACAATTGGATATCAAGTCATATATTAGGTATGGATTTGAAGATAAAAGATTATTTTGATGAGTTAAAATTAAGTAGGCTGAAAAATAGCAAATAG
- the hprK gene encoding HPr(Ser) kinase/phosphatase, whose protein sequence is MPVTVVDIINDLNLEVINRGENINEIKESDINRPGLQFSGFYNYYANERVQIVGKAEWSFLDAMQPELRKKRLGKYFEFDNPCTIITRNLAPHKEFLESAILNKRWILRTDSISTRFINKVMNYLDDKLAPETRIHGVLVDVYGIGILITGESGIGKSETALELIKRGHRLVADDAVDIKQIDGVLHGTSPYITSGMIEVRGMGIIDIPALYGLSSVLKAKDINMIIYLEQWKEDENYDRLGIDKEYLNILNVPVRKLKIPIRPGRNLAVIIEAAAANYRYSLISNVTPVDVISERINEVARKKNG, encoded by the coding sequence ATGCCAGTAACAGTAGTAGATATTATAAATGATTTAAATTTGGAAGTTATAAATAGAGGAGAAAATATAAACGAAATAAAGGAAAGCGATATAAATAGACCTGGACTTCAATTTAGTGGGTTTTATAATTATTATGCTAATGAGAGAGTCCAGATAGTGGGTAAGGCGGAATGGAGTTTTTTAGATGCTATGCAGCCTGAGCTTAGGAAAAAAAGGCTGGGAAAATATTTTGAATTTGACAATCCATGTACCATAATAACTAGGAATTTAGCACCCCATAAGGAGTTTTTAGAGAGTGCTATCTTGAATAAAAGGTGGATACTAAGAACTGATAGTATATCTACAAGGTTTATAAATAAGGTTATGAATTATTTAGATGACAAATTAGCACCTGAAACAAGGATACATGGCGTGCTTGTAGATGTTTATGGTATTGGAATACTTATAACTGGAGAAAGTGGTATAGGAAAAAGTGAAACTGCACTTGAACTTATAAAAAGGGGACATCGTTTAGTAGCAGATGATGCAGTAGATATAAAGCAAATAGACGGGGTGCTTCATGGAACATCGCCGTATATTACTTCAGGGATGATAGAAGTTAGAGGAATGGGGATAATTGATATACCTGCCCTTTATGGATTGAGTTCTGTACTTAAGGCAAAGGATATTAATATGATAATATATCTGGAACAGTGGAAGGAAGATGAAAATTATGATAGACTTGGAATAGACAAGGAGTATTTAAATATATTAAATGTACCTGTAAGAAAATTGAAAATTCCAATTAGACCAGGAAGAAACCTGGCAGTCATAATAGAGGCCGCTGCAGCAAATTACAGATACAGTCTTATATCAAATGTAACTCCTGTAGATGTAATAAGTGAAAGAATAAATGAGGTGGCGAGGAAGAAGAATGGATAA
- a CDS encoding aspartyl-phosphate phosphatase Spo0E family protein gives MNDNLRILDVEINNLKETLYLLMKTSSLTDEIVVKCSEKLDRLILQYQKENKFS, from the coding sequence ATGAATGATAATTTGAGAATTTTAGATGTTGAAATAAACAATCTAAAGGAAACTTTATATCTATTAATGAAAACTAGTAGTCTTACGGATGAAATTGTTGTAAAGTGCAGTGAAAAGTTGGACAGGCTAATTCTACAATACCAAAAGGAAAATAAATTTAGTTAA
- the rocF gene encoding arginase translates to MDVSVIGVPIFFGSDRKGTEYGPGKLRQKKLIYILNKSGHTIYDTGDIPVLDIPESEKYTYNSHMKYLKPILNANKNLAHQVYSSLCAHSFPLTIGGDHSIGLGSLSGTSKYNKNIGVVWLDAHGDINTDKTSPSGNVHGMPLSAAMGFGYDKLSDLYYKGPKVKPQNVFILGARSLDKGELDFLKEQNINIYSTRDIHSMSIKNVMEEIGSKLKRNGIQSLHFSFDIDVLNPQLVPGTGTPVKKGINIIEVKYILKYLMETGLVKSMDIVELNPKLDENDKTSDLCIDLLSWTFQHLK, encoded by the coding sequence ATGGACGTTAGTGTAATAGGTGTCCCTATCTTTTTTGGTTCTGACAGAAAAGGTACAGAATACGGCCCTGGAAAATTGAGGCAAAAAAAATTAATATACATTTTAAATAAAAGTGGTCATACAATTTATGATACGGGAGATATCCCCGTTTTAGATATACCTGAGAGCGAAAAATACACATATAATTCTCATATGAAATATTTAAAACCTATACTAAATGCAAACAAAAATCTAGCTCATCAGGTTTACAGTTCACTATGTGCCCATAGTTTTCCTTTAACTATAGGCGGTGATCATTCTATAGGACTTGGAAGTCTTTCAGGTACAAGCAAATATAACAAAAATATTGGAGTTGTATGGTTAGATGCTCATGGCGATATAAATACAGACAAGACTTCTCCATCAGGTAATGTGCATGGAATGCCCCTTTCAGCTGCTATGGGCTTTGGATATGATAAGCTTTCTGATCTTTATTATAAAGGTCCTAAAGTAAAACCGCAAAATGTATTTATACTAGGTGCTAGGTCATTAGATAAAGGAGAACTGGATTTTTTAAAAGAACAAAATATAAACATATACTCAACTCGTGATATACATTCAATGAGCATAAAAAATGTAATGGAGGAGATTGGTTCAAAACTAAAAAGAAACGGCATACAATCTCTTCATTTTAGTTTCGACATAGATGTTTTAAATCCTCAATTAGTTCCTGGAACAGGCACTCCAGTAAAAAAAGGCATAAACATTATAGAAGTTAAGTATATATTGAAATATTTAATGGAAACTGGTCTAGTAAAGTCCATGGATATAGTAGAATTAAATCCTAAGTTAGATGAAAATGATAAAACTTCTGATTTATGTATAGATTTGCTTTCCTGGACTTTTCAGCATTTAAAATAA
- a CDS encoding PHP domain-containing protein yields MYKKGDFHLHTNASDGNLFPAKLVCMAKREGVDIIAITDHDTLSGIDEALMEGKKIGIKVIPGIELSTLYENKSVHILGYFKDISHISPKFKDFLKEMNLYRINRAKKIVNNLYKFFNIKLDFESILKIANGVVARPHIAKAIINAGYNYSFDYIFSNFIGDSSPAYVPNKKLSTTEGIKMLMSLNAMVVLAHPILIKDINIEDLIKLPFHGIEAIYPANKVCDTEKFIKYAKKYKKIITAGSDFHSANKKSLKHGHTIGEVYLDENQINDFLSKLKSLSDDYLL; encoded by the coding sequence TTGTATAAAAAAGGAGACTTTCACTTACATACTAATGCCTCGGATGGTAACTTATTTCCGGCAAAACTAGTATGCATGGCAAAACGAGAAGGTGTTGATATTATTGCAATAACAGACCATGACACCTTATCTGGTATAGATGAAGCCTTAATGGAAGGGAAAAAAATAGGTATTAAAGTTATTCCTGGAATAGAACTATCTACCTTGTATGAAAATAAAAGCGTTCACATACTAGGGTATTTTAAAGATATCTCTCATATATCTCCAAAGTTTAAAGACTTTCTAAAAGAAATGAACTTATACAGAATAAATAGAGCAAAAAAAATAGTAAATAATTTATATAAATTTTTCAATATAAAACTTGATTTTGAAAGCATATTAAAGATAGCTAATGGAGTTGTAGCAAGACCTCATATAGCAAAAGCCATAATAAATGCAGGTTATAATTACAGTTTTGATTACATATTTTCAAATTTTATAGGGGATTCCAGTCCTGCCTATGTTCCAAACAAAAAACTTTCTACAACAGAAGGAATAAAAATGCTTATGTCTTTAAATGCTATGGTTGTACTTGCCCACCCTATACTTATAAAAGATATAAATATAGAAGATTTAATTAAACTTCCCTTTCATGGTATAGAAGCTATTTATCCTGCTAATAAGGTTTGTGATACAGAAAAATTCATAAAGTATGCTAAAAAGTATAAAAAAATCATAACTGCAGGATCTGATTTCCATTCTGCAAACAAAAAAAGTTTAAAGCACGGTCATACTATAGGTGAAGTTTATTTAGATGAAAATCAAATAAATGATTTCTTAAGCAAACTTAAAAGTTTATCTGATGACTACCTACTGTAA
- a CDS encoding 5-formyltetrahydrofolate cyclo-ligase, protein MDKNIIRKKMKEERNKLSNLQKGKLDNSVLQKVIKSEEYNKANSIFIFVSYGSEVDTHRIIKKALEQGKNICVPKVISKEDGMIAVRIHDFSELKSGAYGILEPEDTKFKVKESSIDLCYIPGVAFDKRGGRVGYGGGYYDRFFKKLREDSKKIALAYRFQVLDEVPMEEHDMFIDGIISD, encoded by the coding sequence ATGGATAAGAATATTATAAGAAAGAAAATGAAAGAAGAGAGAAATAAATTATCTAATTTACAAAAAGGAAAATTGGACAATAGCGTACTTCAAAAGGTTATAAAAAGTGAAGAATATAATAAGGCTAACAGTATATTTATATTTGTAAGTTATGGAAGTGAAGTGGACACTCATAGAATTATAAAAAAGGCACTTGAGCAGGGAAAAAATATTTGTGTTCCTAAAGTTATATCCAAAGAGGATGGAATGATTGCAGTTAGAATACATGATTTTAGTGAATTAAAAAGTGGGGCATATGGTATATTGGAACCAGAAGATACAAAATTTAAAGTAAAGGAATCCTCTATAGATTTGTGTTATATTCCAGGAGTAGCCTTTGATAAAAGAGGTGGGAGAGTTGGATATGGAGGAGGATATTATGATAGGTTCTTTAAAAAGCTTAGGGAGGACTCCAAAAAAATTGCCCTTGCATATAGGTTTCAGGTACTAGATGAAGTCCCAATGGAAGAACATGATATGTTTATAGATGGTATCATTTCTGATTAA
- a CDS encoding magnesium transporter CorA family protein → MKILDIDNGFQEVTEEIDFTSSHYWILLHADEIEKLKDFVDIDRDSIEECKSFSQVSKINFFNGYLFIILNVLNYVEEIVIPRELNVFLSRKYIITVYKDKIDILDDLIQDIYDSKNCFLLKDNSRASILLYYILDRIVIKNYDIISALEVKADKIEIDVLKNPKHDQIDSLITLRRQVYKIRKYLNPLIYIGDSLVMNDNLVIEKDVLEYFSNLNRKIEKLMFCIESLVQDLALVREAFESETANKTNELMKVFTVIATIFLPLDLISSIYGMNLKGIPFMEIENGCHYVVIIMFIVAVILICIFKRKKWF, encoded by the coding sequence ATGAAAATACTTGATATAGATAATGGTTTTCAAGAAGTTACGGAAGAAATTGATTTTACAAGCAGCCATTATTGGATATTACTTCATGCAGATGAAATTGAAAAGTTAAAGGATTTTGTAGACATAGATAGAGATAGTATAGAGGAATGTAAAAGTTTTTCACAAGTATCAAAAATAAATTTTTTCAATGGGTATCTCTTTATAATACTTAATGTACTCAATTATGTAGAAGAAATAGTTATTCCTAGAGAATTGAATGTATTTTTAAGTAGAAAGTATATAATAACTGTATACAAAGATAAGATTGATATATTAGATGATCTAATACAAGATATATATGACTCCAAAAATTGCTTTTTACTAAAGGATAATTCGAGAGCATCTATATTACTTTACTATATTTTAGACAGAATAGTTATAAAGAACTATGATATAATATCTGCACTAGAGGTTAAAGCAGATAAAATTGAAATAGATGTTTTAAAGAACCCAAAACATGATCAGATAGATAGTCTTATAACCCTGAGAAGGCAAGTTTATAAAATAAGAAAATATTTAAATCCACTTATATACATAGGAGATAGCTTGGTTATGAATGACAATCTGGTAATAGAAAAGGACGTCTTAGAATACTTTAGCAATTTAAATAGAAAAATAGAAAAACTTATGTTTTGTATTGAAAGTTTGGTTCAAGATCTAGCTTTAGTGAGGGAAGCTTTTGAATCTGAAACCGCAAATAAAACCAATGAACTCATGAAAGTTTTTACTGTAATAGCTACTATATTTTTACCATTAGATCTCATAAGTAGTATCTATGGTATGAACTTAAAAGGAATACCATTTATGGAGATAGAAAATGGATGTCATTACGTAGTAATAATTATGTTTATTGTGGCAGTCATTCTTATATGTATATTTAAGAGGAAAAAGTGGTTTTAA
- a CDS encoding FprA family A-type flavoprotein, producing MENVKLKENIYWIGVKDPELKIFDIIMNTKEGSTYNSYLIDDEKVAVIDTVKDKGVFFEKYISNIKGIIGKRNIDYIIVQHTELDHSGSLAKLIDLYPEAVVVGTKAALMYLKDITNKEFKSMEAPNELSLGKINLQFIKSPNLHWPDTMFTYIQNRKVLFTCDFLGCHYCPKGSITDNSADYDHEMKYYFDVIMGPFKKFVLMGLDKIKNLDFDMVGPSHGPVHIDDIKKSIESYRKWALTESKEKNVQIFYISAYGNTEKVARYIENVINSRGIKAEAHEITSIPMEEAISLIEGASGILVGSPTINQDAVKPAWDMLSLVCAITNRGKAAGAFGSYGWSGEGVPMLTERLKSLKFKVASGFRFKFVPNEEKLKEADKFINEFLDLL from the coding sequence ATGGAAAATGTAAAATTAAAAGAAAATATTTATTGGATTGGTGTAAAAGATCCTGAACTAAAAATCTTTGACATAATAATGAATACTAAAGAAGGAAGTACTTATAATTCTTATTTAATTGATGATGAAAAAGTAGCAGTAATAGATACTGTAAAGGATAAAGGTGTTTTTTTTGAAAAATATATATCAAATATAAAAGGTATAATAGGCAAAAGAAATATTGACTACATAATAGTACAACATACAGAACTTGATCATAGTGGATCACTTGCAAAACTCATTGACTTATATCCTGAAGCTGTTGTAGTAGGTACTAAAGCAGCATTGATGTATTTAAAGGATATAACAAATAAAGAATTTAAGAGCATGGAAGCTCCAAATGAATTGAGTCTTGGAAAGATTAATTTGCAATTTATAAAGTCACCAAATTTACACTGGCCTGATACGATGTTTACTTATATACAAAATAGAAAAGTATTATTTACTTGTGATTTTCTAGGATGTCACTATTGCCCTAAAGGTTCAATTACTGATAATTCAGCTGATTATGATCATGAGATGAAATATTACTTTGATGTAATAATGGGACCATTTAAAAAATTTGTACTTATGGGACTTGATAAAATTAAAAATTTAGATTTTGATATGGTAGGCCCAAGTCATGGACCTGTTCATATAGATGATATAAAGAAATCTATTGAATCCTATAGAAAGTGGGCTCTTACAGAATCTAAAGAAAAAAATGTTCAAATATTTTATATATCAGCTTATGGAAATACAGAAAAAGTTGCCAGATATATAGAAAATGTAATTAATTCAAGAGGAATAAAGGCAGAAGCACATGAAATAACTTCTATTCCTATGGAAGAGGCTATTTCTCTCATTGAAGGAGCTTCAGGTATATTAGTGGGATCACCTACTATAAATCAGGATGCAGTGAAACCTGCATGGGATATGCTTTCACTTGTATGTGCTATAACAAATAGAGGAAAGGCAGCTGGTGCATTTGGTTCTTATGGATGGAGCGGTGAAGGTGTGCCTATGTTAACAGAAAGATTAAAGTCACTGAAATTTAAGGTAGCCAGTGGTTTTAGGTTCAAATTTGTACCTAATGAGGAAAAGCTAAAAGAAGCAGACAAATTTATAAATGAATTTTTAGATTTACTTTAA